aatctcgtgaagactctataagctttcacgaatctACTAATCGCATaagttttagcctgtcaacatagttagtgttatcactcactatggtgccagaaatgcgattttaattatttgagatagttagaagtgtcagaatacattatagtcaacaccactaggcttaattgaatatttaggacttttcagtactaagtttattacgtttatttttggagtgaatagtaacctcggtaaacaaCTAAgcgcaatgttttcaaaatcacagtgtgaaatgtctaaattaggttagtaaaattttatttggacacttggaaagatcttaaccacacataatgaatagtattagatacttggcacaaagagaaaccattagatggaattgtgaaggaaatcaaggtgtgagatcatgacacctaagcaaaatacacatttggaaaatatcttaagaatagagatttaaaatacacatggaaagattttagccaccttactcttccaagtctactccacatttgaaaaatatcttaaactgatttttgtagatattattggatagaatattttgagataatcttttatagatattttgggtaggagaaaactacactcaactctcaactccagccttatcatcttccttatctcgtccataagcatctccagccatcacccacgaacttatcttcatttacacgttcctttaaaagaatatcaaacactttctctcggaccgcttttaggagttcttttgcacgcccatttcaaagcttttgtaagtattttatcataaaatctccttcatataagttgttcattttCTAGTTTAGTTTAcatagatatcttatttgtcctatttgaagattatttggttagtcaaatattatgtaaactatagaaaggtgattccgggagataaactggagaatatgttatagtttggagtttttgaccaagctaatggatagatattggtccgaaatttttatagagtattgttaacatgtatatatgactattggttgaggatttttgcatgattaaatgttttgatgaaagattttcttagatttagaaacttagaaactggaagaggaaaaatagtttctgttttgagaaaatttaactctttggtagtctaaacctattccaatgactttgataattttattgaagaatcataagtatcttatatacatgttatattattattttgaatatatttgatgttagtttcaaagatataaaattttatgtaaagagatattcaaataagccaaagtgtggatgttcttggctaaatttatgttttggttaatttttaaccatgtgatcttgaattagaagcttatatatattttaggacatctttttaaaccatgtgatggtttggtttgaagatcacatatttataagtcatagatcaaaaggttgatcaaaacaagttggaaacaaaaatcaatagaaatagcatataagaatttcggccctatggagttttaatagttgtgattagttttaaatttttctaaattgatatatgaattgaggataaaatttacatgaggcatgtaaattttggtgacttttggagttagtatgcaaaatccttaagttatgggtaaaacggtcattttcctacatgcaaagagtaaaataaaaaattttactttttaagttagtattttccatattttaatttattagtgatttagtgctaatttttagaatcactaattacagttcttcgtgatcgcgcttaaggttttataagaaacgcggagatcgaggtaagttagtttttaacttactagcagtctattgtatATGTGTACTAAGTAAagaaactacagtgtatgtatgtgtgttatcatatatgtcatgccatgccaagttattacgtaattgtctattatacagaatttattctgtcatcaatttttatctgttacataatatattctgttatgtattactgtataTTACAAGTACGCCATGCTAAGTAtgctatctattacatgtatgtcaagtcatgtaatattcactgttgcaagtatgtcatgttaaatatgttgtctattatatgttatgccatgttacgaaatgtttctattacaagttggtcatgtatttcaagttatgttcaaatcacgttatgttacatcagggcttcagttctttcgtattccagtcacgtttcatcttgattacttatgtatggggtcacaataattgtgacgcatacactacgtgagacacaacaattgtgacacgtagaatacatggggccacaacaactgtggagtatgtatttaagcagttaaagagtaagtttctgtataatacatggggccacaacaactgtggagtatgtatttttcatgttaagtcaagtttgtgtagaatacattgggccacaacaactgtggagtatgtatttacacgtagaatacatggggccacaacaactgtagagtatgtatttttcatgttaagtcaagtttgtataaaatacatagggccacaacaactgtggagtatgtatttacacgtagaatacatggggccacaacaactgtggagtatgtatttttcatgttaagtcaagtttcagaacaagttcatgataagtcaagtttcagatcaagttcatgtcaagtcaagttcagttcatgtttcaatttaagttatgtcaattatgctatgttgtatgccaagttatgctttaattacttatgaatttgattatacatttatgcttttactgtcatccatgcatcattagcctgtgtgaaagttttttgttaacttgctaagatttgtaatcaaatctcagctgtggtagtcccaactaccattccctctgaatggtagatcttgttacaggatctgaaggagaatcaggagctgaccaactagacacagttgactgagcgacaatgcgacgtcaatgttaatatagtagttaacgtaaattactacttgtacgatggagttgcatctccagtactttttgaatcataatcattttggactagtgttatgattttagttgttcaatgagtctttatatatcaagtatgttttaagcatttggaatattttcaatttggtgcatagattgctaaagaaataatttatccgctgcgaatattgcataatgttagatgcatgttaggaacattgcatcttatatgtcatgaacgggggcaggtaatcttgtgttacatgtctcgacgcttcaaatgtccgtccaatcccaaacggaatttgggggcgtcacacattgCCCATCCTACATGGGCTTTCTTGGTTGTGGCAGAAAACTCCGCAGGCCCTAGTGGTGGCCGCCCATTCCCTTTAGTAGGCCCACAGAATGAGTTCGAGATTGTCTTGGGTGCATGTCATTGGGCTGCATAAGCACTACCATCGAGGGCAGGGGGAGGTGGTTGGTGACCACCCATGAGGAGGAAGACGATGCCAACAGTCTAAGAGATGACCCTCAGTGGGAGCAAGTGGCCCATAGTCTAAATGTCGCCATATGTCCGCATGGCGCACGACAACTAGCCACTGCCCTCTCAGGGGCACAACACTCCTGCGCATGTACTGTGCATGCGCCGTGCATAGTCAGGACGTCCATCCTTAAGTGCATAGTACTTGCTCGTCTGCATAAGTACCCATACACAGTATGTATTTCGTATTTAAAATGTGTGCCGACAAAGTACATAAAACACACACAGGACTTGGAATACAAGTTATAGTGGCTTACACGTTGCGTGCATGGGAAAGTATTTAAGTGATCGCCTGGGTGAGGAAATGTTCACTTGTCCATTTTTAGCTGTAatgctttttataaaaataacagtGGAAAGATTGAAAGTACTTATCTAGAAAAGTTTTTTTTGCACCTTCGGAGATTATTTAGCACCTTGGAAAATCTTCCTTCTTCCGCTTTCAgtgtaaaaaattaatttagatcTTACTAATAGCGCTAACTGTCAATACCTAAAAATAGCACAACAGTCCAAAAAGGGAGAAAGATCCATTTTCGGCTCCACTAAGGTTGTTCCAGGCTTGGATCGATATTGTGTAGAGTCCTTGGTAGTGGTCCGTTGCGATTGTACGGTATCTATGCGTACATTAATAGCAATGAACAGTAAATCAATGCAGGAAAGATAAATATGGAGAGACAtccaaatttatataattttgcaCTAGACTTATGTCCACGAGAGTTTACAAAGGAAATGAttcattataataaatttattttataatttctcataattttgtatctttattatataatagatatcAAAATTCTATCTTCAAGTAAGGATCTCATTATTAAAACTCGTGAAGTTGAAGTGATATTCTCGAAAAAGTCTAACCAAAAATATcgaaattcatatatatatatatatatatctagaaaaataatagaCTACCAACCACTTAAcaatttgtttataattttagattaaaataatatatattttaaattttaatttaacttttgttttgatttgatgaatttaaatattaaaaaaatattatattattaagagTAGTAAAGAAATATCGAATTAGTTATAAAGGTATCACTTTCCATATATTCTTCATCTCCATTTGCTTTATATCATATCAGCATAAAGTAAACCTCACTTCCTACTTCCTCAGTCTTTACCCCCTTCCCTCTGTTCTAATTCTTGCCCACTGATAAGTCTCCTGTTATAAATAGATTCCTATTTGATTatacagataaaataaaataagataagatattttaaatagtaataaataaaatattattataatataattttttaatattaattttatattaaaatttaaaaaaattagattatttattatattttatataaaaatttgaaaaaaatataatgataaattgagatgagataagatgaaattttttattttgattaaccAAACTAGGCTTTTAGAGACAGGCTGCAGAGAAAGAGTGATTCTAGGCAGAtattatttaaaagagaaatgctacacatcatcttataccacacactttatatattaaaatattattttttattttttttattttttattttattttattcttattaaactaattaaattattttatttatcatccacacactacatatttattatagaaaaaatgaaaaaaaaaattaaaataagtatagtgtgtaaagtgtgaggatgacaaatagatttttcctatttgaaaaaataagtttaattttaGTTACTCTTGATATTGCCAAAGAATTATATacttattgtaatatatttttaactttccaaGAAAGACCATGAAaacatagttttttttaatttgaagtcATACGAAGATTACGGTGGTGGAatggtaagatttaatttataatatttaattattaatttattttaaaagttaaatcatataatattaaattatttattaattattttgataaatataatttttttatataaaaatatactataatTAAGATACTGCTATAATTACGTCACAGTAGTCGCAGCACATATGAAATAGAGTGAGTTTCGTACATGTAAAAACATGTAAACCCCACCACTGATTTTTAATCCGCGCTCATGATATGAATAATGATTCCAGCATGCTATAGTAGCATTATCCAAACCAATTTAAGTGTCCCCTGCCCTCAGCAAGAGTCCGTGCATGACCCACCCACTGACTCAGCCACTCACTCATGAGTCATGacgcataaaaaaaaaaagaacaaaaaaagagttGTGCCTCACACATGACgcatttgaaaaaagaaaattgaaaatttgaataaaataaacgTGCTATTTTGGGTAAAATATGACACGTCATCGAAGCTCTAGAACACGCTCGGCACACTTTTCTTACTAAGCTAAGGAAGGTGAGCCCCTAGTAAGGAAAGTGAGCCCGAGAAAAGTAGTACTGAACTAATATTTTTTCTACTAGAATGTGTCTGCTCACTGTGAGCTGGTCAGTGGGCTCCAACTTCGTCCAACTACGCGTCCGAGTCGTATTTGCACATCACGTGTCCAAACTGTTGCCACACCAACTTATAAAACACTCCACTTCCCTCTCTTGATTACCCTAAACTAAAGTGCCAGAAATATCCGAAATCACTACCACCAAAGCAATTCAAAACACTTTAGCTGCTAAGTACCATTTGCTTGCTTGCAGTCGCTCACTCTCAGATGGAAATTTACAGCCAAATCTCTGACCCCCATCCATTGGTCTCTAATCCAGCGTATACCGAGAAACCGGAGAGTTCTTCTTTGTCTGACGCCGGCAGCGCCGCCCCAAGAACTGCTCACTCGGATGAGGAAGTTATACTGGCCTCAAGTAGGCCCAAGAAACGCGCGGGCAGGAGGATTTTCAAGGAGACGCGACACCCGGTGTATCGCGGAGTCAGGAAGAGGAATAATAACAAGTGGGTCTGCGAGGTGCGCGAGCCTAATAAGACGTCGAGGATATGGCTCGGGACGTACCCCACCGCGGAGATGGCAGCACGGGCACACGATGTGGCCGCTCTGACTCTGAGAGGAAGGTCGACGTGTCTGAACTTCGCCGACTCGGCGTGGCGGTTGCATTTGCCGGGTTCTAGGGACGCGAAGGAGATAAGGAGAGCTGCGGCGGAGGCAGCAGAGGCCTTTCGGCCAGTGGAGTTTGGCGGGGACTGCGTCGGAGATGTAGGGAAAGAGGAAGCGATCAAGCAGTGCCAAGAGAATTACGGAAGTACTGAGAGCTGTGTGGAGGAGGAAACGAAGACTGCGCAGGAAAATGTATTGTACGTGGACGAAGAGGCACTGTTCAACATGAGAGGCTTGCTTGTGAACATGGCTGAGGGGCTACTAGTGTCCCCACCAGCTGTCCTAGAAGACGAAGTCATGGGGAATGACATGGGGCTCGATGCTGAGGTGTCACTATGGAGTTTCTCCGTCTAAAGGGTAAATATCACGTTtagataaaagaaagaaaaaagcagCTTCGATAGTCCGTCTCCCTTTGACTTCGTTTGAGCAGTGTACAAGTTTTTCAATTGGTATACTCTCAGGGCCTAGCAATAGGAAATGATTAGGACTATGGCTCGAGTACAATAGGAAATTGAAAATATGGTTCGAGTAGAATAGGAAATTGAAATATATCATTAATTCATTGTTTGATTCTTTAACATGTTATAAATAGACCAAATTATTTGTTTCTTTATCTGTTCTCTAATATCTTAATTTTCTGTGAGTATATATTTCTGTTTAATTCTTTAACAAGttataaatatacaaaattttttgtttctatatGATCCATTATCTAATGTATTAATTGATTTCATTGGTTGATAAATTATGCAATCTGAACCGGCGGGGAAGGCGACCGCCACCGCTCCACGTAGCCTAACAAACAGCCGCTGTCAACAAATGAAGTCAAAGCCCATAATTATTAGGAATCATTCCGAGTAAATTAGTCAAAATCGATTGAGATATTCAATGGATCAATCATACTTAGATGCGACTCAAATTTGTAAAGATCCGAttccatatatatagatatatattatatggagtGTCGATCTTCTTCTATTGGGTTTACAgataaatatgaagaaattcCTCCACCGACTTGGACTTAAGTTTGACCTTTGAATCTTTAAGCAACAATTTCAAAGTCGAAAGCaattgataattttaaaaattctagtCGGAGAAATTCAGATTCACGATTTCCACGAAGCCATGCATGCATCGCAGAAGCTCATGATCGAGAAAATTCCACTACTCTTCTTTTTCATCTCCAAAATCAAGCAGCAGGTGCAATAGTACTACTAAATCCCATCTGACACATATAGTGCATGGCTGGTGATCGCGGTGCATGCGAGATTAATGCATATGCGTTGCTAGCTAATATTCCAGGGCCCGTACGTGCGCCCATTAGCTCGCTATCTGCACGCAGTTATTAGGATATTTAAATCTTGTATCCCTGCATGCATGCCACGAAATCCAATTTTTATGTCTCTGATTTCGCGATCTGTAGCTTAAGTTGCAATCCAAGTTCTGTACGTATACGTACCTGTCTTTTCCCATGTTAAACGGTGCGGGTTCAAATAACttcattttttgaataaaaaagcaacataacatatatatatatatatatctgttggtcttaataataataataataataataataatatatctgTTGGTTTAAATTTGGATTTGGAAATCGATGTTATGAGAAGATCAAGAAGTGTTAAGTGAAGAATATTAACCTCTTTTTTATCAACTACATAAGATGAACCATGCATAAGCTTTCTCAAGAAGTGTTAAGTGAAGAATATTAACCTCTTTTTTATCAACTACATAAGATGAACCATGCATAAGCTTCACTAACTTCTAATTTGCAAAGTAGCCGTCGGTTTTTAAGATTGTTTACATTTCCTAAACAAAATGCTGGATTTGCAATATATTTGAAATATCTGTTTTACCTATCATGTATGTGATCATAAAAGATTAGGTCAATAGATTCATCGTCTTAACAAAACCTTCtgcaagtaaaaataaaaattctcaagctattaaaaagggaaaaactcTAAACCTAGGCATACGGGGGAAAGGCCCCGCGAATGGCATCCTACATGGAGTCAAACGCAATGTTTTGAAGTAAATAAGATGGGGCATTTAGttgaaattgaaattgtgtaAATCCCTCAACCAAAGGGTGCGACGTTTCACATTTCCGCTAACATTGGTTTCTCTCTCCTGTCCTCTCTCTGTTAAACCCCGTTCCCAACCCTAACCCTAATGCGACAGACCCTTTCTCCTATATGCCGGAGG
This Carya illinoinensis cultivar Pawnee chromosome 11, C.illinoinensisPawnee_v1, whole genome shotgun sequence DNA region includes the following protein-coding sequences:
- the LOC122280880 gene encoding dehydration-responsive element-binding protein 1D-like is translated as MEIYSQISDPHPLVSNPAYTEKPESSSLSDAGSAAPRTAHSDEEVILASSRPKKRAGRRIFKETRHPVYRGVRKRNNNKWVCEVREPNKTSRIWLGTYPTAEMAARAHDVAALTLRGRSTCLNFADSAWRLHLPGSRDAKEIRRAAAEAAEAFRPVEFGGDCVGDVGKEEAIKQCQENYGSTESCVEEETKTAQENVLYVDEEALFNMRGLLVNMAEGLLVSPPAVLEDEVMGNDMGLDAEVSLWSFSV